The Brassica napus cultivar Da-Ae chromosome C7, Da-Ae, whole genome shotgun sequence genome has a segment encoding these proteins:
- the LOC106409823 gene encoding nodulin-related protein 1-like: MDFLTDQVKKKFSDKKPETSDPDPNHNNNKPGHTVPTHKPASSSDPTMHKPATNAELMASAKIVAEAAQAASRNETDKLDKAKVAGATADILDAAQRYGKLDEKSGVGQYLEKAENFLHKYESSNSHSSGGAGSHGGVSGSHGGGAGGPAVKKEDEKSGGGSHGLGDYAKMAQGFMK, translated from the coding sequence ATGGATTTCCTCACCGACCAAGTAAAGAAGAAATTCTCCGACAAGAAACCGGAAACTTCAGACCCTGACCCGAACCACAACAATAACAAACCGGGCCACACCGTTCCAACACATAAACCTGCTTCCAGCTCCGATCCAACAATGCATAAGCCAGCTACAAACGCCGAGCTCATGGCTAGCGCCAAGATCGTAGCGGAGGCTGCTCAAGCCGCTTCTCGCAACGAGACAGACAAACTCGACAAAGCTAAAGTCGCCGGAGCCACCGCCGACATACTAGACGCAGCTCAAAGATACGGCAAGCTTGATGAAAAGAGTGGTGTTGGTCAGTACCTCGAAAAGGCTGAAAATTTTCTCCACAAGTACGAGTCTTCCAACTCTCACTCCTCTGGCGGTGCTGGCAGTCACGGTGGTGTCAGCGGAAGCCATGGAGGAGGAGCTGGAGGACCGGCGGTTAAGAAAGAGGATGAGAAGTCGGGAGGTGGCAGCCATGGGTTAGGAGACTATGCTAAGATGGCTCAAGGTTTCATGAAGTGA